From one Amaranthus tricolor cultivar Red isolate AtriRed21 chromosome 17, ASM2621246v1, whole genome shotgun sequence genomic stretch:
- the LOC130803534 gene encoding L-type lectin-domain containing receptor kinase VIII.2-like, with amino-acid sequence MAILNLNQRYYFLFFSFSLILHFLTLIAYPISSFLLQDFNLDKNPNFDSDFILLGDAHITKNGNFINLTSLSSGSNSGQIVYKKPFKFLDSKSSKPTISFSTDFTFTITPGNGDGIAFVIFPKSDELSQVFGHGYFGVSDSIDHKFVAVEFDTRKDDNVADLNGNHVGIDVGSFVSSDTSDVSSIGLLLDGGEPLESWIDYEASSKRLEVRLAESGAEKPEKPLISYAIDLSKMWGDKEILVAISSSNGNSLQVSSLSSWGFRIRTVSSSLHSVPLDPEAPQVHEEQPVQRKKNSFLNILGTLIFATGCGTLVAFVALFFWVVLYGRHSNVALELPMNTMEFKYEKVNVTIDNHNAPVDATS; translated from the coding sequence ATGGCAATCTTGAATCTAAATCAAAGgtattattttctctttttttctttttcattaattttgcaTTTCTTAACCCTAATTGCTTATCCCATTTCATCATTCTTGCTCCAAGACTTTAATCTTGATAAAAATCCAAACTTTGATTCGGATTTTATCCTTTTAGGAGATGCCCATATCACCAAAAATGGTAATTTTATCAATCTCACTTCCCTTTCATCTGGGTCAAATTCTGGGCAAATTGTGTACAAGAAACCCTTTAAATTTCTTGATTCaaaatcttcaaaacccacaatCTCATTTTCCACTGATTTTACTTTTACTATTACTCCTGGTAATGGGGATGGTATTGCATTTGTGATTTTCCCCAAAAGTGATGAACTTTCCCAGGTTTTTGGTCATGGCTATTTTGGGGTTTCTGATAGTATTGATCATAAATTTGTTGCTGTTGAGTTTGATACTAGAAAAGATGATAATGTTGCTGATTTGAATGGTAATCATGTTGGTATTGATGTGGGTAGTTTTGTATCATCTGATACTAGTGATGTTTCTTCAATTGGTTTACTTCTTGATGGTGGGGAACCTTTAGAATCTTGGATTGATTATGAAGCTAGTTCTAAGAGATTAGAGGTTAGATTAGCTGAATCTGGTGCTGAAAAACCCGAGAAACCTTTGATTTCATATGCTATAGATTTGTCCAAAATGTGGGGGGATAAAGAGATTTTAGTAGCGATCAGCTCGTCGAATGGGAATTCGTTACAAGTAAGTAGTTTATCTTCGTGGGGTTTTCGTATCAGGACTGTTTCGAGTTCTTTACATTCGGTACCATTGGATCCTGAGGCTCCTCAAGTTCATGAGGAACAGCCTGTTCAACGAAAAAAGAATTCGTTTTTGAATATTCTTGGCACTCTTATTTTTGCTACCGGATGTGGTACATTGGTGGCGTTCGTTGCACTGTTTTTCTGGGTGGTATTATATGGTAGGCACTCGAATGTTGCTCTTGAGTTGCCTATGAATACTATGGAATTCAAATATGAAAAGGTAAATGTGACTATTGATAATCATAATGCTCCCGTTGATGCCACAAGCTAA